From Mobula hypostoma chromosome 8, sMobHyp1.1, whole genome shotgun sequence, the proteins below share one genomic window:
- the LOC134350150 gene encoding proteoglycan 4-like isoform X1, translated as MELVALFLLVETIFNHLRIAGSPIDKSKHFSFYLMKTYSQNDTQLRLSRMNISSIPVNTFQSLSGLEILELSQNNLTYNSLPCGSLNITTLRHLNIAGNQLTNVPPCLPTALEFLDLRQNVIQWVNFSEFMDLHKLKILLLSHNNISKIGSSGTKLPHIVSLDLSYNNFRRSQWKFQGPNLTTLRLEGNPLQEISPYEFNPFPKLRYLNLSSTSLESCSYKAFASETKSIKTLDLSENLFKNFDPQCFEGLSNLQILWMRRMPFLQSLPDDLFLFTSNLTQVNLEENSQLHFVKSSMFEQLPHLQTLSLKSCNLTEFRPWKLFTNSTIEITLSGNHLVCSCELSWLIKEPEKTFLNRANDTGCVKYGPRRQILLPGFIDECNRNGNTTEELQTYSRTVQNQQQEHTTVVYQNPSGIKVKSSSKPIQCSTKFQLSFTSFTNSTNLLHTLLLLKTASNPNSGTLQTKESSTQNNETWNKIKSSIKMSLTLPITSRYQTTAKLNLQTTTDHTETGPYTTNYVGESESETYPTIRKGTVTKPYPMTTGRSQSGTKLNPNIRDKIQPEPFATKEKKAFEPYPTNGYQSVTKLYPLTIRDQMRAKLFPATKYHSRTKHHSPTTTEQTGTELYPTKEQTGTELLPTREQTGIEPLPTIKEQTGTEPHPNREQIGTEPLPTKERTGTELLPTREQTEIEPLPTTKEQTGTEPHPNREQIGTEPLPTKERTGTELLPTREQTGIEPLPTTKEQTGTEPHPNGKQIGAEPLPITKEQTGTEPHPTRKQIGTEPLPNKEQTGTEPHPTREQTGTEPLPITKEQTGTEPHPTGKQIGTEPLPTKEQTGTKPFPTQEQTGTTPLPTRKQTGTEPHPTREQIGTEPQPTREQTGTTPLPTREQTGTEPHPTREQIGTEPQPTREQTGTEPQPTREQTGTEPHPLTTRVETETEPHPNKEQTGTEPQPTREQTGTEPQPTREQTGTEPQPTREQTGTEPQPNREQTWTEPHPNREQTGIEPLPTRGQTATEPQPTREQTGIEPLPTREEIGTEPLPLTTREQTGTEPHPNREQFGTEPHPTRKQTGTEPHPTREQTGTEPHLTREQTVTEPHPTREHTGIEPPPNREETGTEPLPTKEQTGTESHPNREETGTEPLPTSDQIGTEPHPTRKQTGTDPLPNREETGTEPHPLTTRDETGTEFQTLAARNSTWIKSYPETSRDDTGPIRTQTGTISNLITTSDQNDNKYYPLFTRVQSGTKQYSTVTMQTATYTPKKGPVFIHIEDDDTDSLEKEEITSPTPGDCNYDPCRHWQVPCHDLKHLTGCRCPVIAGEDVIPDPVKIQKVMKITDNSAEIFWCAPSSTVMYYYIIYQSDDNRRLFKTDTIKPTYRRYTLRDLIADSTYHTCVVAVNKAGSSTTSSIWPSKGSCYIFKTKPNYNNIFYIASTVIIAILFILVITLSFCLCKIYQRGRLTSLSRISLDPLSLQNPAFEDHLELADPRTEHTSSPDSEQIL; from the exons ATGGAACTTGTGGCTCTTTTCCTACTAGTGGAGACAATTTTTAATCACCTAAGAATCGCTGGTTCACCAATTGATAAGTCTAAGCATTTTTCATTCTATCTTATGAAAACTTATTCTCAAAATGATACTCAGCTTCGTCTGTCAAGAATGAACATTAGTAGTATTCCAGTTAATACCTTCCAAAGTTTGAGTGGTCTGGAAATACTCGAGCTGTCACAGAACAATCTGACTTACAACAGCTTGCCTTGTGGATCCCTAAACATAACAACATTAAGGCATTTGAATATAGCTGGCAATCAACTTACAAATGTCCCACCATGTCTACCCACAGCTCTCGAATTTCTTGACTTGAGGCAGAACGTCATTCAGTGGGTTAATTTTTCAGAGTTTATGGATCTTCACAAATTAAAAATTTTACTCCTAAGTCATAATAACATCTCAAAAATTGGGTCTTCAGGGACAAAGCTCCCACACATTGTTTCACTGGATCTCAGCTATAATAACTTTAGAAGGTCACAATGGAAATTTCAAGGGCCTAATCTCACGACACTAAGACTTGAAGGAAATCCTTTGCAAGAAATTAGCCCATATGAATTCAATCCTTTCCCCAAGCTACGTTACCTAAATCTGTCCTCAACATCTTTGGAATCGTGCAGTTACAAAGCATTTGCATCTGAAACAAAAAGCATCAAAACCCTTGATTTGAGTGAGAACCTTTTCAAAAACT TTGACCCACAGTGTTTTGAAGGATTAAGCAATTTGCAGATCCTATGGATGAGGAGAATGCCctttcttcagtctctgcctgatGATCTATTTCTCTTCACTTCAAATCTTACTCAAGTGAACTTGGAAGAAAATTCACAACTACACTTTGTGAAAAGTAGTATGTTTGAACAACTCCCACATTTACAGACACTTTCTCTCAAAAG TTGCAACCTAACAGAATTCAGACCCTGGAAATTATTCACGAATTCAACCATCGAAATAACCCTTTCTGGAAACCATCTGGTTTGTAGCTGTGAACTTTCCTGGTTGATTAAGGAACCAGAAAAGACATTTCTGAACAG AGCAAACGATACCGGATGTGTAAAGTATGGTCCTCGAAGACAGATTTTATTGCCTGGCTTCATTGATGAATGCAATAGAAATGGAAACACCACAGAAGAATTGCAGACTTATAGCAGAACTGTACAAAATCAACAGCAAGAACATACAACAGTAGTATATCAGAATCCTTCAGGGATCAAGGTCAAGTCAAGCAGCAAACCAATACAATGTTCAACCAAGTTTCAATTAAGCTTCACATCTTTCACAAATAGTACTAACCTGCTCCATACATTACTACTCCTTAAAACAGCTTCTAATCCAAACTCTGGTACTCTACAGACCAAAGAAAGCTCTACACAAAATAATGAAACTTGGAATAAAATTAAATCAAGCATAAAAATGTCATTAACACTGCCTATCACAAGCAGATACCAAACAACAGCTAAACTCAACCTCCAAACCACCACAGATCACACAGAGACTGGTCCTTACACAACAAATTATGTAGGAGAATCAGAGAGTGAGACTTACCCAACCATCAGAAAAGGAACTGTGACCAAACCTTATCCAATGACAACCGGCAGAAGTCAATCTGGAACTAAACTCAACCCAAATATCAGAGATAAAATTCAGCCAGAACCCTTTGCCACCAAAGAGAAAAAGGCATTTGAACCTTATCCAACAAATGGATATCAATCAGTGACTAAACTTTACCCACTGACAATCAGAGATCAAATGAGGGCCAAGCTTTTCCCGGCAACCAAATACCACTCTAGGACTAAACATCACTCACCGACAACCACAGAACAAACTGGGACCGAACTTTACCCAACCAAAGAACAAACTGGGACCGAACTTCTCCCAACCAGAGAACAAACTGGGATTGAACCTCTCCCAACAATCAAAGAACAAACTGGGACCGAACCTCACCCAAACAGAGAACAAATTGGGACCGAACCTCTCCCAACCAAAGAACGAACAGGGACTGAACTTCTCCCAACCAGAGAACAAACTGAGATTGAACCTCTCCCAACAACCAAAGAACAAACTGGGACCGAACCTCACCCAAACAGAGAACAAATTGGGACCGAACCTCTCCCAACCAAAGAACGAACAGGGACCGAACTTCTCCCAACCAGAGAACAAACTGGGATTGAACCTCTCCCAACAACCAAAGAACAAACTGGGACTGAACCTCACCCAAACGGAAAACAAATTGGGGCCGAACCTCTCCCAATAACCAAAGAACAAACTGGGACTGAACCTCACCCTACCAGAAAACAAATTGGGACCGAACCTCTCCCAAACAAAGAACAAACTGGGACTGAACCTCACCCAACCAGAGAACAAACTGGGACCGAACCTCTCCCAATAACCAAAGAACAAACTGGGACTGAACCTCACCCAACCGGAAAACAAATTGGGACTGAACCTCTCCCAACCAAAGAACAAACTGGGACCAAACCTTTCCCAACCCAAGAACAAACAGGAACCACACCTCTACCAACCAGAAAACAAACTGGGACTGAACCTCACCCAACCAGAGAGCAAATTGGGACTGAACCTCAACCAACCCGAGAACAAACAGGAACCACACCTCTACCAACCAGAGAACAAACTGGGACTGAACCTCACCCAACCAGAGAGCAAATTGGGACTGAACCTCAACCAACCCGAGAACAAACTGGGACTGAACCTCAGCCAACCAGAGAGCAAACTGGGACCGAACCTCACCCACTGACAACCAGAGTAGAAACTGAGACCGAACCTCACCCAAACAAAGAACAAACTGGGACCGAACCTCAGCCAACCAGAGAACAAACTGGGACAGAACCTCAGCCAACCAGAGAACAAACTGGGACCGAACCTCAGCCAACCAGAGAACAAACTGGGACTGAACCTCAGCCAAACAGAGAACAAACTTGGACTGAACCTCACCCAAACAGAGAACAAACTGGGATCGAACCTCTCCCAACCAGAGGACAAACTGCGACTGAACCTCAGCCAACCAGAGAACAAACTGGGATTGAACCTCTCCCAACCAGAGAGGAAATTGGGACTGAACCTCTCCCACTGACAACCAGAGAACAAACTGGGACTGAACCTCACCCAAATAGAGAACAATTTGGGACTGAACCTCACCCAACCAGAAAACAAACTGGGACTGAACCTCACCCAACCAGAGAACAAACTGGGACTGAACCTCACCTAACCAGAGAACAAACTGTGACTGAACCTCATCCAACCAGAGAACACACTGGGATTGAACCTCCCCCAAACAGAGAAGAAACTGGGACTGAACCTCTCCCAACCAAAGAACAAACTGGAACTGAATCTCACCCAAACAGAGAAGAAACTGGGACTGAACCTCTCCCAACCAGTGATCAAATTGGGACTGAGCCTCACCCAACCAGAAAACAAACTGGGACAGACCCTCTCCCAAACAGGGAAGAAACTGGGACCGAACCTCACCCACTGACAACCAGAGATGAAACTGGGACTGAATTTCAGACACTGGCAGCCAGAAATTCAACTTGGATCAAATCATACCCAGAAACATCCAGAGATGATACAGGGCCAATCAGAACCCAAACTGGGACTATATCTAACCTGATCACTACCAGtgatcaaaatgacaataaatattACCCACTGTTCACCAGAGTACAATCTGGTACTAAACAGTACtcaacagtaacaatgcagacaGCAACATACACACCCAAAAAGGGGCCAGTATTTATACACATTGAAGATGACGATACAGACTCATTGGAAAAAGAAGAAATCACAAGCCCTACACCTGGTGACTGTAATTATGATCCATGTAGACACTGGCAAGTACCTTGTCATGACTTGAAACATTTGACAGGCTGTCGTTGCCCTGTCATAGCTGGGGAAGATGTTATACCGGATCCAGTGAAAATACAAAAGGTTATGAAGATTACTGACAATTCAGCAGAAATCTTCTGGTGTGCTCCTAGCTCTACAGTAATGTATTACTATATTATTTATCAATCTGATGACAACAGACGTTTGTTCAAGACTGACACCATAAAACCGACATATCGAAGATACACCTTACGTGACCTTATTGCAGACAGCACATACCATACCTGTGTGGTGGCTGTGAATAAAGCAGGATCAAGTACCACAAGTAGCATCTGGCCTTCAAAAGGCTCATGCTATATATTCAAGACTAAACCAAACTACAATAATATATTTTATATAGCCTCTACTGTCATTATTGCCATTCTCTTCATACTTGTAATCACACTATCGTTTTGCTTGTGCAAAATTTATCAAAGGGGACGATTAACCAGTTTATCACGCATAAGCTTGGATCCCCTTAGTTTGCAAAATCCAGCATTTGAAGACCATCTGGAGCTAGCAGATCCAAGAACAGAACACACAAGTAGTCCAGACTCTGAACAGATTCTTTAA
- the LOC134350150 gene encoding cell surface glycoprotein 1-like isoform X2, whose amino-acid sequence MRRMPFLQSLPDDLFLFTSNLTQVNLEENSQLHFVKSSMFEQLPHLQTLSLKSCNLTEFRPWKLFTNSTIEITLSGNHLVCSCELSWLIKEPEKTFLNRANDTGCVKYGPRRQILLPGFIDECNRNGNTTEELQTYSRTVQNQQQEHTTVVYQNPSGIKVKSSSKPIQCSTKFQLSFTSFTNSTNLLHTLLLLKTASNPNSGTLQTKESSTQNNETWNKIKSSIKMSLTLPITSRYQTTAKLNLQTTTDHTETGPYTTNYVGESESETYPTIRKGTVTKPYPMTTGRSQSGTKLNPNIRDKIQPEPFATKEKKAFEPYPTNGYQSVTKLYPLTIRDQMRAKLFPATKYHSRTKHHSPTTTEQTGTELYPTKEQTGTELLPTREQTGIEPLPTIKEQTGTEPHPNREQIGTEPLPTKERTGTELLPTREQTEIEPLPTTKEQTGTEPHPNREQIGTEPLPTKERTGTELLPTREQTGIEPLPTTKEQTGTEPHPNGKQIGAEPLPITKEQTGTEPHPTRKQIGTEPLPNKEQTGTEPHPTREQTGTEPLPITKEQTGTEPHPTGKQIGTEPLPTKEQTGTKPFPTQEQTGTTPLPTRKQTGTEPHPTREQIGTEPQPTREQTGTTPLPTREQTGTEPHPTREQIGTEPQPTREQTGTEPQPTREQTGTEPHPLTTRVETETEPHPNKEQTGTEPQPTREQTGTEPQPTREQTGTEPQPTREQTGTEPQPNREQTWTEPHPNREQTGIEPLPTRGQTATEPQPTREQTGIEPLPTREEIGTEPLPLTTREQTGTEPHPNREQFGTEPHPTRKQTGTEPHPTREQTGTEPHLTREQTVTEPHPTREHTGIEPPPNREETGTEPLPTKEQTGTESHPNREETGTEPLPTSDQIGTEPHPTRKQTGTDPLPNREETGTEPHPLTTRDETGTEFQTLAARNSTWIKSYPETSRDDTGPIRTQTGTISNLITTSDQNDNKYYPLFTRVQSGTKQYSTVTMQTATYTPKKGPVFIHIEDDDTDSLEKEEITSPTPGDCNYDPCRHWQVPCHDLKHLTGCRCPVIAGEDVIPDPVKIQKVMKITDNSAEIFWCAPSSTVMYYYIIYQSDDNRRLFKTDTIKPTYRRYTLRDLIADSTYHTCVVAVNKAGSSTTSSIWPSKGSCYIFKTKPNYNNIFYIASTVIIAILFILVITLSFCLCKIYQRGRLTSLSRISLDPLSLQNPAFEDHLELADPRTEHTSSPDSEQIL is encoded by the exons ATGAGGAGAATGCCctttcttcagtctctgcctgatGATCTATTTCTCTTCACTTCAAATCTTACTCAAGTGAACTTGGAAGAAAATTCACAACTACACTTTGTGAAAAGTAGTATGTTTGAACAACTCCCACATTTACAGACACTTTCTCTCAAAAG TTGCAACCTAACAGAATTCAGACCCTGGAAATTATTCACGAATTCAACCATCGAAATAACCCTTTCTGGAAACCATCTGGTTTGTAGCTGTGAACTTTCCTGGTTGATTAAGGAACCAGAAAAGACATTTCTGAACAG AGCAAACGATACCGGATGTGTAAAGTATGGTCCTCGAAGACAGATTTTATTGCCTGGCTTCATTGATGAATGCAATAGAAATGGAAACACCACAGAAGAATTGCAGACTTATAGCAGAACTGTACAAAATCAACAGCAAGAACATACAACAGTAGTATATCAGAATCCTTCAGGGATCAAGGTCAAGTCAAGCAGCAAACCAATACAATGTTCAACCAAGTTTCAATTAAGCTTCACATCTTTCACAAATAGTACTAACCTGCTCCATACATTACTACTCCTTAAAACAGCTTCTAATCCAAACTCTGGTACTCTACAGACCAAAGAAAGCTCTACACAAAATAATGAAACTTGGAATAAAATTAAATCAAGCATAAAAATGTCATTAACACTGCCTATCACAAGCAGATACCAAACAACAGCTAAACTCAACCTCCAAACCACCACAGATCACACAGAGACTGGTCCTTACACAACAAATTATGTAGGAGAATCAGAGAGTGAGACTTACCCAACCATCAGAAAAGGAACTGTGACCAAACCTTATCCAATGACAACCGGCAGAAGTCAATCTGGAACTAAACTCAACCCAAATATCAGAGATAAAATTCAGCCAGAACCCTTTGCCACCAAAGAGAAAAAGGCATTTGAACCTTATCCAACAAATGGATATCAATCAGTGACTAAACTTTACCCACTGACAATCAGAGATCAAATGAGGGCCAAGCTTTTCCCGGCAACCAAATACCACTCTAGGACTAAACATCACTCACCGACAACCACAGAACAAACTGGGACCGAACTTTACCCAACCAAAGAACAAACTGGGACCGAACTTCTCCCAACCAGAGAACAAACTGGGATTGAACCTCTCCCAACAATCAAAGAACAAACTGGGACCGAACCTCACCCAAACAGAGAACAAATTGGGACCGAACCTCTCCCAACCAAAGAACGAACAGGGACTGAACTTCTCCCAACCAGAGAACAAACTGAGATTGAACCTCTCCCAACAACCAAAGAACAAACTGGGACCGAACCTCACCCAAACAGAGAACAAATTGGGACCGAACCTCTCCCAACCAAAGAACGAACAGGGACCGAACTTCTCCCAACCAGAGAACAAACTGGGATTGAACCTCTCCCAACAACCAAAGAACAAACTGGGACTGAACCTCACCCAAACGGAAAACAAATTGGGGCCGAACCTCTCCCAATAACCAAAGAACAAACTGGGACTGAACCTCACCCTACCAGAAAACAAATTGGGACCGAACCTCTCCCAAACAAAGAACAAACTGGGACTGAACCTCACCCAACCAGAGAACAAACTGGGACCGAACCTCTCCCAATAACCAAAGAACAAACTGGGACTGAACCTCACCCAACCGGAAAACAAATTGGGACTGAACCTCTCCCAACCAAAGAACAAACTGGGACCAAACCTTTCCCAACCCAAGAACAAACAGGAACCACACCTCTACCAACCAGAAAACAAACTGGGACTGAACCTCACCCAACCAGAGAGCAAATTGGGACTGAACCTCAACCAACCCGAGAACAAACAGGAACCACACCTCTACCAACCAGAGAACAAACTGGGACTGAACCTCACCCAACCAGAGAGCAAATTGGGACTGAACCTCAACCAACCCGAGAACAAACTGGGACTGAACCTCAGCCAACCAGAGAGCAAACTGGGACCGAACCTCACCCACTGACAACCAGAGTAGAAACTGAGACCGAACCTCACCCAAACAAAGAACAAACTGGGACCGAACCTCAGCCAACCAGAGAACAAACTGGGACAGAACCTCAGCCAACCAGAGAACAAACTGGGACCGAACCTCAGCCAACCAGAGAACAAACTGGGACTGAACCTCAGCCAAACAGAGAACAAACTTGGACTGAACCTCACCCAAACAGAGAACAAACTGGGATCGAACCTCTCCCAACCAGAGGACAAACTGCGACTGAACCTCAGCCAACCAGAGAACAAACTGGGATTGAACCTCTCCCAACCAGAGAGGAAATTGGGACTGAACCTCTCCCACTGACAACCAGAGAACAAACTGGGACTGAACCTCACCCAAATAGAGAACAATTTGGGACTGAACCTCACCCAACCAGAAAACAAACTGGGACTGAACCTCACCCAACCAGAGAACAAACTGGGACTGAACCTCACCTAACCAGAGAACAAACTGTGACTGAACCTCATCCAACCAGAGAACACACTGGGATTGAACCTCCCCCAAACAGAGAAGAAACTGGGACTGAACCTCTCCCAACCAAAGAACAAACTGGAACTGAATCTCACCCAAACAGAGAAGAAACTGGGACTGAACCTCTCCCAACCAGTGATCAAATTGGGACTGAGCCTCACCCAACCAGAAAACAAACTGGGACAGACCCTCTCCCAAACAGGGAAGAAACTGGGACCGAACCTCACCCACTGACAACCAGAGATGAAACTGGGACTGAATTTCAGACACTGGCAGCCAGAAATTCAACTTGGATCAAATCATACCCAGAAACATCCAGAGATGATACAGGGCCAATCAGAACCCAAACTGGGACTATATCTAACCTGATCACTACCAGtgatcaaaatgacaataaatattACCCACTGTTCACCAGAGTACAATCTGGTACTAAACAGTACtcaacagtaacaatgcagacaGCAACATACACACCCAAAAAGGGGCCAGTATTTATACACATTGAAGATGACGATACAGACTCATTGGAAAAAGAAGAAATCACAAGCCCTACACCTGGTGACTGTAATTATGATCCATGTAGACACTGGCAAGTACCTTGTCATGACTTGAAACATTTGACAGGCTGTCGTTGCCCTGTCATAGCTGGGGAAGATGTTATACCGGATCCAGTGAAAATACAAAAGGTTATGAAGATTACTGACAATTCAGCAGAAATCTTCTGGTGTGCTCCTAGCTCTACAGTAATGTATTACTATATTATTTATCAATCTGATGACAACAGACGTTTGTTCAAGACTGACACCATAAAACCGACATATCGAAGATACACCTTACGTGACCTTATTGCAGACAGCACATACCATACCTGTGTGGTGGCTGTGAATAAAGCAGGATCAAGTACCACAAGTAGCATCTGGCCTTCAAAAGGCTCATGCTATATATTCAAGACTAAACCAAACTACAATAATATATTTTATATAGCCTCTACTGTCATTATTGCCATTCTCTTCATACTTGTAATCACACTATCGTTTTGCTTGTGCAAAATTTATCAAAGGGGACGATTAACCAGTTTATCACGCATAAGCTTGGATCCCCTTAGTTTGCAAAATCCAGCATTTGAAGACCATCTGGAGCTAGCAGATCCAAGAACAGAACACACAAGTAGTCCAGACTCTGAACAGATTCTTTAA